The Sphingopyxis sp. BE259 nucleotide sequence ATAAGCGCGAGATAATTATGTCCTCGCCAGAAAATTCGTTCGCATCGAGCGAAGTCGAGATGCCCCTCGGAGCCGCGCAAGGCCGAAGGGTGTCTCGACTTCGCTCGACACCAACGGGGCTATAGGGTCGGAGCGAACTATCCATGCACGAACTCGCTTTCCCGCTCCTCGTCGGCCTGGTCATTCTGGCGCTGGCGTTCGATTTCCTGAACGGGCTGCACGATGCCGCAAACAGCATCGCGACCGTCGTTGCAACCCGGCTGCTGCGCCCCGTACAGGCGGTGATCTTTGCCGCCTTCTTCAACTTCGCCGCATATTTCCTGTCGATCATCTTTCCCGAACTGCACAAGGTTGCGGAGACAATCGGCAAGGGGATCATCGACAAGGATCTGGTGACCCCGGCCGTCGTGTTCGGCGCGCTGGTCGGGGCGATGTTCTGGAATGTCGTCACCTGGCTGAAAGGTATCCCGTCGTCGTCGAGCCATGCGCTGGTCGGCGGCATCGTCGGCGCGGGCGTCGCGCATGCGGGGTTCGAGGGGATCGAGTGGACGGGCCTCAACAAGACGGTGATTGCGATCTTCCTGTCGCCGATGCTCGGCATGTTGCTGGCGATGCTGGTGATGCTGATCAGCAGTTGGGCGCTGCGCCGCGCGACCGCCAATTTCGCCGAAAAGACCTTTCGCCACCTTCATCTGTTTTCGTCGGCAGCCTATTCGATCAGCCACGGGCTGAACGACGCGCAAAAGACGATGGGGATCATCGCGGTGCTGCTCTATTCGACCGGCTATCTGCAGGGCGAGTTTCACGTCCCGCACTGGGTGGCGTTCAGTTGCTATGTCGCGATCGCGTTGGGCACGCTATCGGGCGGGTGGAAGATCATCGAGACGATGGGCGGCCGGATTACCAAGCTGTCGCATCACCAGGGCTTTGCCGCATCGACCGGCGGGTCGATCATGGTGTTCACCGCCAGCTTGCTCGGCATCCCGGTATCGACGACGCACACGATCACTGGCAGCATTATCGGCGCCGGTGTCGCGCGCCGCGCCAGCGCCGTGCGCTGGGGCGTGGCGAGCAATGTCGTCGCGGCCTGGTTCATCACCATCCCGGCGAGCGCGATCGTCGCGGCGGCGTTCTATGGCATCACACGTTTGTTTTGAGGATCGGGTGCCGAAAGATTTGAACCGTTCGTCCTGAGGAGGGACTGAGCGAAGTCGAAGGCCCGTCTCGAAGGATCCAGCGCAGCGCCAGATCCTTCGAGACGCCATTTCGACAAGCTCAATGGCTCCTCAGGACCAACGGTTGTTTCCCATGGGCACCCTCAGCTCATTTTACCGGGCGGTAATCGACTTGCGCGCCGCCGACCAGCCGCACCGGTAGATATAGGCCGTTGCCATAGGCCTTGATCGTCCCGATTTCGAATTGATCGACCTGGGTGCGAATTACAAAGGCGCCTTCGCGCCGCTGATCGACCGCGCGCTTGATCTTGCCCTGCAACTCGCCAAGGTCGCGGGCAAAATTCTGGGTCAGCGCATCGGCGATCAGCGGGGCAAAGCCCGGGCTCTGGCCAAGCGTGATCAGCAGGTCGCCGCCCACCCCGTCGGTGTCGCCATTGATCGACAAATTGGTGAAATGCACCTCGGCCGATCCGGGCTTGTTGACGGGAACCGCGGTCATCCAGATGCGGCCGTGGGTTGGCTCGCCGCTGCGGTCGGCCAGTCGCATGGCGACATCGACCCCCAAGGCGATGCGTCCGTCGGGCGCGCCATAGATCGTCGATTTGCCGAATTTGACCGTCATCGGCCCTACCTTGGGTAGCACAAACGGCCGCGCCGACCGCTTGAGCAGCGCGCGATCGACCACGGGCTGAAGCTGGGCATAGTCGGCAAGCACCGGCACCCGCACGTCGAGGTGCGGCGTGGGCGCTTCGCGGACCATCTTCGGCAGCGGCGTTGGCGTCGGATCGGTGGGCCGCCGCGAAACAAAGGTCTCGGTGATCGCTTCGAGACCGAGGTTCAGCCGCATCTGCTGCCCCTCCATCCGGTATCCGCCATAAAGGATGCGCTGCGGGGTGACGCGCATCCACACCGGCGGATTTTCGCGGTTGAGTTCGAGCGCCGTGAAACTCTGCCGCCACACCTCGGAGGCCTGCTGGCGGATGTCGATGCGGGCGATCTCGCGGTTCACCTCGCGCTCGACGTCGCGCACGACGGGTTTCAACTTGGCATCGGCCTCGTCAGTGAAGGTGATGCGCTTGCCCAGAAAGTCGATCCCCGGCGCCTTGGTCCAGCCATAGCTGATCCGCGCCGTGCCGCGGGTGCGCCAGTCGGGGGTGATGTCGATCCTGACCCGCGCATGCGCCATCGCCGCGCCAGTCGCGGTCTCGCCCTTCAGCACCCCGCCGACGTCGCGCGCCGCGATCGTGGCGCTCAGCGGCACATCGACGATAATCTCGTCGCCCACGCCGCGCAGCCGCAGCGGCCCGCGTGTGACGCGCCCGACGATGGTGCAGGGGATCGGCGGCGTGACCTTCACCTTCTTGCCGAACACCTTGACCCGCTGCGGCTGCACGCACGCGCGTTCGCGCCGGTTGATCGTCCACAAGGTCTTGGGCACCGCGCGTTCGAGCGCCTGTTTGAGCGCGGTCGTGTCGGCATTGATCGGCACCGCGATCAGCGATGTTTGCGTGGGCGAGGGCGCCTTGTCGGTCGCGCGCGGCGGCGGATCGACGGCGACCTGTCGGTCGCAGGCGGTGAGTGCGGTCGTCAGCAGGATGGTGGCGGCTGCCAAGTGGATTAGACGCATGTGGTGCCCCTGATGCGGTGTTTTCTGCTTATAGCATCGGTCGCGTTAAGCCGTTCCTTGCCGAAAAGGGGCCGCCGAAAAATGGCGGAAAACTGGGCAACTTCACTCGAGAATCGATTTTCTCGCGCCCGCTATCGCGGGCGGCAACGCATCTTAACGCGACAAAGGAGACGGATGTGCCGTCCGCAATTGTCGCCTTTGTCGCTTTAAGCGCAGACACGCATCGCTGGCGTATCGGACATGCCACGCTGGATGCGGGACGATGCAACAAAGTGAAAAACCGCGACATTGATGGAGGCTAACGCAGCGGAATTTTGTAGGAAAGCGTCTTTTTTGAGGCCTGAGTTAGTCGAACATATCCGTTTGCTGATCCGCTGACGGCGGAAGAACTCCTTTCACCCTTTTTACAACGAAAGTAGGCGGGTGTGCTTTGTCGCGAGGTTGGGTGATCTCCATGGTCACGTCTAACCAAGCACCAGGAACGGCCTCAGGCTCACCTCCGGTTTGGAAGCGAGACAACCAATGTTCATCTTCGATCTTCATCTGGCGGGTGCGACCTGTCCACCAAAGGCCCCACTGTGCCGCGCCCTTAAACTGAGCAGTAACAATCTCGACCTGACCATCCACAGTGGAAATGAAATTCTCTGCTTCTGCTTCTTCGCTAGGTAGTGGCTGAGCCATTGATCGAATGTTTTGCGCCTCGTCTCGATCAATCTGTACGAGCGCCTCATCGCCTTGGATGATGCTGAAATCCTCGTAGTCCGGATTCCCGAGAGGCTCCAGGACGGTTTTTACGTGCTGTAGGACTTTTGGGTCTTGAGCAAGGACAGCTGTCTGATTTGAAACGGTAATACTATTTCCGTCACCGTTTATATTGATAACGGTCGTGCCAGTCGCATCATCGGCTGTGAAGGTGACGGCGGGCGATGCACCCTCAGCGGGCTTCTGCCCATAGATTTTCTTATAGAGCCAAAATAGCCCCCCTAAGGGAGGGCCAGCCAAGCCGATCATCTCTGCAATTTGTCGTGCGGTTGCGACATTGTCCTTGCCTACAAAAAGCGCAGCGTGATCCATCCAAGATTGGACTAAGCTCAGATCTAGCTGAAAACACTTTTGCTCGGTGTCAGCGTTTACCAGAATGCGGATCGACGCTTTGTCACCATTAAATTTGTGGTTTGCTATCTTGGCGATCTCGGCAAGGGCCAAAAGGGCGGGCGCCAAATCTTGAACGTCCATCTCATGTGAAGCGAGCGCTGGTCCATCATATCGGATCGTCGTGGTGACGTGCTTGCTCATGTTTCCCCCATAGCCTCGTTGGGCCTAACGCATCCTGAACCGCGGTTTCATTTCTGCCAAGGGGACGAACATCCAATTTCGATTGTTTAACGATGCCCGTCATTCAACCAATATGTCGAAAAGCCTATTCGCGGATCACCCCGAACAAATCATGCTCATCGGCATCCTCGATTGCGACATCTACGATATCGCCCGATTTCAGCGTCCCCGCGACGTCGCGCAGATAGACATGGCCGTCGATCTCGGGCGCGTCGGCTTGTGACCGGCCCGTTGCGCCGATGCTGCCGTCTTCGTCGGCTTCGCCGACTTCGTCGATGATTACTGGCATTGTGCGGCCGATCTTGGCCTCCAGCTTCGCGGCGCTGATCGCGGCGGTTTTTTCCATGATCCGCTGGTAGCGCTCTTCCTTGAGTTCTTCGGGAACCTGATCGTCGAGCGCATTCGCTTGCGCCCCCGCGACGGGTTCGAAGCGGAAGGCGCCGACGCGGTCGAGCTGGGCTTCGTCGAGCCAGTCGAGAAGATATTGGAAATCCGCCTCGGTCTCGCCGGGGAAGCCGACGACGAAGCTGGAGCGGATTGCGATGTCGGGGGCGATGGCGCGCCAGTTCTTGAGTCGTTCGAGCACCTTGGCCTCGTTCGCGGGGCGCTTCATGCGCTTGAGGACGCTCGGGCTGGCGTGCTGGAACGGGATGTCGAGATAGGGGGTGAGCAGCCCCTCGGCCATCAGCGGGATCACCGCATCGACATGCGGGTAGGGATAGACATAGTGGAGGCGCACCCACGGGGCGCGGCCTTCGCTGGTCTGAAGCTGGCCGAGTTCACGGGCGAGGTCGGTCATATGGGCGCGGACTTCGCGGCCCTTCCAGTCGCGCGGGTCGTGACGGGTATCGACGCCATAGGCCGAGGTGTCCTGGCTGATCACCAGCAGTTCCTTGGTCCCCGCGGCGACGAGCTTTTCCGCCTCGCGCAGCACCGCGTCGATGCGGCGGCTGACGAGTTTGCCGCGCAGGTCGGGGATGATGCAGAAAGAGCAGCTATGGTTGCAGCCTTCGCTGATTTTCAGATAGCTATAGTGGCGCGGGGTCAGCTTCAGCCCGCCTTCGGGGACGAGATCGACAAACGGCCCCTGCGTCGGCGGCGCGGCGTCGTGAACGGCGTCGACAACCTGTTCGTACTGATGCGCGCCGGTGACCGCGAGGACGTTGGGGAAGCGGGCGCGGATGACGTCGGCCTCATTGCCCATGCAGCCGGTGACGATGACGCGACCATTTTCGGCCATCGCTTCGCCGATCGCCTCAAGGCTCTCTTCCTTCGCCGAATCGAGGAAGCCGCAGGTGTTCACGAGCACGACGTCGGCACCCGCATAATCGGGCGACAGGCCATAGCCGTCGGCGCGCAGCTTGGTGAGAATCCGTTCGCTGTCGACCAATGCCTTGGGGCAGCCGAGCGAAACCATGCCGACCTTCGGCTGGGTGGGGAGGGTTTTGACTGTCATGATTGCGGGCGCGCATAGGGGATTTTTTGGGGTTTGTCACGAGGTGCGTCGCACGTCATTGCGAGGAGCGAAGCGACGCGGCAATCCCCAGCCATCGTCGCGCCTTGCCGATGGCGGGAGATTGCCGCGTCACCTTCGGCTCCTCGCAATGACGACGCGTTATTTCCCCGCCAGCGTATCCGCGACAATCCGCCACACCTTCGGATTGATCCCAAGCCCCAGATGCGTGCTGTCGACTTTGATGTTCCGCGCCTGATCGTTGTAGATGTCCACCGCAATATCCGGCCCGACGATGCCGTCGCGGTCGGAGTAGATGACAGTCAGCGGCTGTGTCAGCCCTTTCAGGTTGCGCGCGTGGATCTCGCGTTCGATCGCGTCGAAATCACGCCCCGCAAAACGCTGCGCCAGCGCGGTATATTTGGGGCCGCCGATGATCGGAGTGCCCATGGTAATAACTTCGCGCACAAGCTTGGGATAGGCGCGCGCGGTTTCGCGGGCGATGACGCCGCCGAGGCTCCAGCCGATCAGGGTGAGCGGGGCGCCGTCGGCCTTCACCCATTCGGCGGCTTGGGCGGAAAAACGCTCGACATCGGCGGCGACGCGGCCCTGGTTGCGGCCCATGCCCCAGTCGCGGACCTGATAGCCAAGGTGGCGCAGATACGCCTCCAGCGGCCGCATCGACAATTCGCTGGCGCCATAGCCGGGGAGCAGTGCGACGGCGCGTCCGTCGCCGCGCGGGGCGCCGATCAGGTGATAGCCCGACAGGCCATAGCGCAGCAGGTCGAGCGGCAGCGCGAGTTCGCCGAGCTGCGCCAGCCGACTGGGCGGTTTCAATCCGGTCGGCAGCGGAACGTCGCGGGGCATCGCCTTCTCCCTGTCATCGGTCTACAGCTTGGCCGATCGGCGCAGCATTGCAAGCGGATAGGGTGACGAATGATGATCGGGGTATTGGCGGCAATGTCGGCGGCGATCGCGGTCGCGGCGGGGGCGTTTGGCGCCCATGGCGCGGCGGGGCAGCAGGAGGCCGAATGGCTGCGGACCGGTGGGCTCTACCAGCTGATCCACGCGGTGGCGGCGCTGACGATCATGGGTGTCGCGCGCGGACCCGCGATCCTGTTGCTGATCGGCGCGGCGGTGTTTGCCTTCACCCTCTATGCGATGGCGCTCGGTGCGCCGCGCTGGCTGGGCGCGGTGACGCCGATCGGTGGCGGTTTACTGATTATCGGCTGGCTGTGGGCGGGCTGGCTTTACTGGCGGGGCTAGTCGTTAAATAGGGACAGTCCCTATTTAATTAGCCGCCGGGAACATTTGCTTCGCATTCTTCGCAGCGGATGACCTCGACGATCAGGTCGCCGGGGGACAGGCTTTGCGCTTCTGGCTCCCAAAAGCCGAAGGGCTTGCCGCCGCGATAGATGCGCAGGCCGCGGCCCTCGCTGGCCAGTTGATCGATGCTGCGCCCGACTTCCTCCGCCGCGACCGGCCGTTCGCGCAGCTGGACGCGCCCGCCGATGCTGGCGAGGTCGGCCATATAGTCGGCGACATGCGCGCCCTGCGCCGATCCGGCGAGGAGCAGGCCGGTGAAACTGACCGGGTTGATGACGTTGTTGGCGCCCGCCTGGCGCGCCAGCGGTTCGTTGTCGTGGGCGCGGATGACGACGCTGATCGGCACTTTGGGCGACAGGTGGCGGACGGTCAGCACCATCAGGATCGAGCTGTCGTCGCGACCCGCCGATACCAGCACCGATTGCGCGCGCGCGATATGGACGTCGATCAGCGTGTCGTCGTTTGATGCGTCGCCCTGCAGCACGTTGCAACCCATCGCCTCGGCCTCTTCGATGCGCGATGCCGACTGGTCGATGACGACGATGCAGGTCGGATCGGTGCCGCGCGCGATCAGTTCACGCACTGCCTCGGCGCCGCTGACGCCGAAGCCGAGAACGACGATATGGTCGGTGAGCTTTGCCTGGATGCGGGCCATACGCCATTTTTCCCATGTGCGTTTGAGGACGAAATTATAAGCGGTGCCGACGAAGATAAACAGCACCGCGATGCGGATCGGCGTGACGATCACCGCCTCGATCAACCGCGAACGGTCGGACACCGGGGCGATGTCGCCGAACCCCGTCGTCGTGACCGAAATCATCGTGAAATAGACGACATCGAGGAAGCTGATGTGGCCGTCGTGGCTGTCCTTCAGCCCCGCGCGGTCGATCCAATGGACCAGCACGACGATGCCGATCAGGGCGAAGGCGAGGCCGAGCCGCGCGATGACGTCGGCCCAGATCGGCCATTTGCTCGCGCGTTTGAGCGGCTGGAACCGGTGTTGCAGCTTCAGTCTGGACGTCTTGCGATCGCTCATCGGGGCGGCAATTGCTTCATCGGGTCGACGGGTATGCGATTTTTGCGCAGCTGGAAATGGAGTTGCGACGTCTGGACCTGTCCAGTTGCTCCGGCGCGGCCGATGACGTCGCCGATCCGCACCGCCTGACCGCGCTGGACATCGATGCGGGCCGCATGGCCGTAGGCGCTGACCCAGCCGCCGCCATGGTTGATCAGGATCAGCCCGCCATAGACGCCGATCTGGTCACCGGCATAGGCGACGACGCCATCAGCGGTAGCGCGGATCGGGGTGCCGGCGGCGGCGGCGATGTTGATCCCGTCACTGACCTTGCCGGGCGCGAGCGGGCCAAAGCGCGCGAGGATGGGGCCATTGAGCGGCCACTCAAAGCGGCCAGTGAAGCGCGCGGGTCCGGCGAGAGCGGTGGTCACCGGCTGGCGCGGTGCGGCGCTGGCCAGGGTCGGGCGCGCGGCTTCGGCCAGCGCGGGCTGGCTGCCAGTGGCGATGTCGTCAATGTCGAGGGTGAAGGCGGCGGCGCGGGCGCCGACATTCACCGGCCCGGGTGGGATAGCGCGGGCGTCGGAGGGCAGGCGCAGCCGCTGGCCGACGCGCAGGATATAGGGTTCGGCGAGCGCGTTGATCGTGATGATCTCGCCCCATTCGGCGCCATAGGCGCGGGCGATGCCGATCCCCGTCTCGCCGGTGCCGACGCGGTGATAGAGCCCGGCTGGGATGCGGAGTTGCTGCCCGGCGCGCAGGGAGAAGGGCGGAGTGAGGTCGTTTTCCAGCGCGATCGCTTCGGACCCGGCGCCGCTCATTTCGCCGATCGCGCGCAGCGTGTCGCCGGGGCGGACCGTGTAGGCGCCTGCGTTGACGCGCACGGCGTTGGTGGCGACGGATTTCAGCGTCCAGGTCGGCCGTGCATCGCCGCCGACGACATCGGTGAGCGGGCGGCGCTCGAAGTCGATGCCATCCGGGGTGGCGGTCGGAGCAGGCGCGGGTGCGGCGGGCCGCGAGGGCGGAGTGGGGGCGGCCGGAATGCAACCGGCGAGCACCAGCGCGCCCAGCAAAGCCCCGATATGATGCCTGATTTCCCCCACGCGCTGCTTTTGCCAAAGGAAAAGGATGGTGGCTAGACTTCTGTCTCAAAATGACAGCGAATCGTAATTTTTCGTCATTCCCGCGAAAGCGGGAACCCAGCGCGCAACGCTGGCTCGCTGGGTTCCCGCTTTCGCGGGAATGACGAGGGTTTTGGAATCAGGCGGTTGGCCGATCAGCCGTCATAAGCCCCGCGCAATGCCGCCAGCGACGCGTCATGCGTCAGGTCGAGCTGGAGCGGGGTGACCGAGATATAGCGGTCGTCGATCGCTTCCAGGTCGCTGTCGTGCCCCGGCGAATGTTCGATGCCGTGCAGGCCGAACCAGTAATAGCGATAGCCGCGCGGGTCCGTGCCCTCGACGATCGAGCCGCGACCGTAATCGTGGAAGCCCTGCCGGGTGACGCGGATGCCGCGCACATCGGCAGCTGGGATCGCCGGGAAATTGACGTTGATCAACGTGCGCGGCGCCATGTCCATAGCGAGCAGCGGCCGCAGCACTTTCGCGCCCCATGCCTCCGCGGCTTCGAACGGCACGGTGTCGCCCATGCCTTCGCGCGCATAGACCTGGCTGAGCGCGATCGAGCGGATGCCCGCCAGCGCCCCCTCAATCGCCGCCGAGACGGTGCCCGAATAGGTGACGTCATCGCCCAGATTGGCGCCGCGGTTGACCCCTGACAGGATCAGGTCGGGCTTTTCGGGCATCAGCTTGCTGATCGCCATCATCACCGAATCGGTCGGCGTGCCGCTGCACGACCAACGCTGCGGCCCGTGGTCGCGGATCCGCACCGGGCGCGACAGGGTGAGCGAATGGCCGGCGCCCGACTGTTCCTCGGCGGGGGCGCAGACCCAGATGTCGTCGGAAAGCTGGCGCGCGATGGATTCGAGAATGGCGAGGCCGGGGGCGTGGTAGCCGTCGTCGTTGGTGAGGAGGATGCGCACAATTCTTGTCCCTTTATGATCCGTTCGTCCTGAGGAGCCATTGAGCTTGGCGAAATGGCGTCTCGAAGGACCGCGACGTCAAGATCCTTCGAGACGGGGCTTCGACAAGCTCAGCCCCTCCTCAGGACAAACGGCTATGTAAGTTGACCGGCTGGCTCCAGTCTTGTGATCCCGCCCATATACGGCAGCAGCGCATCAGGAACGGTGACACTGCCATCCGCCTGCTGGTAATTCTCCAGCACCGCGACCAGCGTGCGGCCCACAGCCAGCCCCGACCCGTTCAGCGTGTGGACGAACTCGTTGCCCTTGGCGCCGTCGCGGCGGAAGCGGGTGTTCATGCGCCGCGCCTGGAAATCGCCGCAGTTCGAACAGCTCGAAATCTCGCGATAGGCGTTCTGCCCCGGCAGCCACACCTCAAGATCATAGGTCTTGCGCGCCGCAAAGCCCATGTCGCCAGCGCACAGCAGCATCTTGCGATAGGGGAGTTCGAGGGCTTCGAGGATCGTCTCGGCGGCGCGCGTCTTGCGCTCCAGCTCGGCATCGCTGTCCTCGGGTCGGGTGATCGACACCAGCTCGACCTTCCAGAACTGATGCTGGCGGATATAGCCGCGGGTGTCGCGCCCCGCCGACCCGGCTTCGGAGCGGAAGCAGGGAGTCAGCGCGGTCATGCGGATTGGCAGATCAGTTTCGGGCAAAATCTCCTCGCGCACCGCGTTGGTCAGGCTCATTTCGGAGGTCGAGATCAGCCAGCGCCCGTCGGTGGTCTGAAACAGATCCTCCCGAAATTTCGGCAGCTGGGTCGTGCCGAACGCGGCCTCGTCACGAACCATCAGCGGCGTCGCGCATTCGGTGTAGCCCGCGTCGATCGTCTGCCGGTCGATCATGAACTGGCCCAGCGC carries:
- a CDS encoding alpha/beta hydrolase, which gives rise to MPRDVPLPTGLKPPSRLAQLGELALPLDLLRYGLSGYHLIGAPRGDGRAVALLPGYGASELSMRPLEAYLRHLGYQVRDWGMGRNQGRVAADVERFSAQAAEWVKADGAPLTLIGWSLGGVIARETARAYPKLVREVITMGTPIIGGPKYTALAQRFAGRDFDAIEREIHARNLKGLTQPLTVIYSDRDGIVGPDIAVDIYNDQARNIKVDSTHLGLGINPKVWRIVADTLAGK
- the surE gene encoding 5'/3'-nucleotidase SurE, with the translated sequence MRILLTNDDGYHAPGLAILESIARQLSDDIWVCAPAEEQSGAGHSLTLSRPVRIRDHGPQRWSCSGTPTDSVMMAISKLMPEKPDLILSGVNRGANLGDDVTYSGTVSAAIEGALAGIRSIALSQVYAREGMGDTVPFEAAEAWGAKVLRPLLAMDMAPRTLINVNFPAIPAADVRGIRVTRQGFHDYGRGSIVEGTDPRGYRYYWFGLHGIEHSPGHDSDLEAIDDRYISVTPLQLDLTHDASLAALRGAYDG
- a CDS encoding anion permease; its protein translation is MHELAFPLLVGLVILALAFDFLNGLHDAANSIATVVATRLLRPVQAVIFAAFFNFAAYFLSIIFPELHKVAETIGKGIIDKDLVTPAVVFGALVGAMFWNVVTWLKGIPSSSSHALVGGIVGAGVAHAGFEGIEWTGLNKTVIAIFLSPMLGMLLAMLVMLISSWALRRATANFAEKTFRHLHLFSSAAYSISHGLNDAQKTMGIIAVLLYSTGYLQGEFHVPHWVAFSCYVAIALGTLSGGWKIIETMGGRITKLSHHQGFAASTGGSIMVFTASLLGIPVSTTHTITGSIIGAGVARRASAVRWGVASNVVAAWFITIPASAIVAAAFYGITRLF
- the rimO gene encoding 30S ribosomal protein S12 methylthiotransferase RimO; this encodes MTVKTLPTQPKVGMVSLGCPKALVDSERILTKLRADGYGLSPDYAGADVVLVNTCGFLDSAKEESLEAIGEAMAENGRVIVTGCMGNEADVIRARFPNVLAVTGAHQYEQVVDAVHDAAPPTQGPFVDLVPEGGLKLTPRHYSYLKISEGCNHSCSFCIIPDLRGKLVSRRIDAVLREAEKLVAAGTKELLVISQDTSAYGVDTRHDPRDWKGREVRAHMTDLARELGQLQTSEGRAPWVRLHYVYPYPHVDAVIPLMAEGLLTPYLDIPFQHASPSVLKRMKRPANEAKVLERLKNWRAIAPDIAIRSSFVVGFPGETEADFQYLLDWLDEAQLDRVGAFRFEPVAGAQANALDDQVPEELKEERYQRIMEKTAAISAAKLEAKIGRTMPVIIDEVGEADEDGSIGATGRSQADAPEIDGHVYLRDVAGTLKSGDIVDVAIEDADEHDLFGVIRE
- a CDS encoding potassium channel family protein yields the protein MSDRKTSRLKLQHRFQPLKRASKWPIWADVIARLGLAFALIGIVVLVHWIDRAGLKDSHDGHISFLDVVYFTMISVTTTGFGDIAPVSDRSRLIEAVIVTPIRIAVLFIFVGTAYNFVLKRTWEKWRMARIQAKLTDHIVVLGFGVSGAEAVRELIARGTDPTCIVVIDQSASRIEEAEAMGCNVLQGDASNDDTLIDVHIARAQSVLVSAGRDDSSILMVLTVRHLSPKVPISVVIRAHDNEPLARQAGANNVINPVSFTGLLLAGSAQGAHVADYMADLASIGGRVQLRERPVAAEEVGRSIDQLASEGRGLRIYRGGKPFGFWEPEAQSLSPGDLIVEVIRCEECEANVPGG
- a CDS encoding DUF4403 family protein — protein: MRLIHLAAATILLTTALTACDRQVAVDPPPRATDKAPSPTQTSLIAVPINADTTALKQALERAVPKTLWTINRRERACVQPQRVKVFGKKVKVTPPIPCTIVGRVTRGPLRLRGVGDEIIVDVPLSATIAARDVGGVLKGETATGAAMAHARVRIDITPDWRTRGTARISYGWTKAPGIDFLGKRITFTDEADAKLKPVVRDVEREVNREIARIDIRQQASEVWRQSFTALELNRENPPVWMRVTPQRILYGGYRMEGQQMRLNLGLEAITETFVSRRPTDPTPTPLPKMVREAPTPHLDVRVPVLADYAQLQPVVDRALLKRSARPFVLPKVGPMTVKFGKSTIYGAPDGRIALGVDVAMRLADRSGEPTHGRIWMTAVPVNKPGSAEVHFTNLSINGDTDGVGGDLLITLGQSPGFAPLIADALTQNFARDLGELQGKIKRAVDQRREGAFVIRTQVDQFEIGTIKAYGNGLYLPVRLVGGAQVDYRPVK
- a CDS encoding DUF423 domain-containing protein; this encodes MIGVLAAMSAAIAVAAGAFGAHGAAGQQEAEWLRTGGLYQLIHAVAALTIMGVARGPAILLLIGAAVFAFTLYAMALGAPRWLGAVTPIGGGLLIIGWLWAGWLYWRG
- a CDS encoding M23 family metallopeptidase, producing MGEIRHHIGALLGALVLAGCIPAAPTPPSRPAAPAPAPTATPDGIDFERRPLTDVVGGDARPTWTLKSVATNAVRVNAGAYTVRPGDTLRAIGEMSGAGSEAIALENDLTPPFSLRAGQQLRIPAGLYHRVGTGETGIGIARAYGAEWGEIITINALAEPYILRVGQRLRLPSDARAIPPGPVNVGARAAAFTLDIDDIATGSQPALAEAARPTLASAAPRQPVTTALAGPARFTGRFEWPLNGPILARFGPLAPGKVSDGINIAAAAGTPIRATADGVVAYAGDQIGVYGGLILINHGGGWVSAYGHAARIDVQRGQAVRIGDVIGRAGATGQVQTSQLHFQLRKNRIPVDPMKQLPPR
- the serS gene encoding serine--tRNA ligase; protein product: MHDIRLIRENPQAFDAGLARRGLEPLSAAILTADASVRALQTDIQASLARRNEVSKLIGQAMAQGDKDKADALKAEVADLKAVLPAKEEAEREQLAALQDTLAALPNLPAADVPDGMDEDGNVEIARWGTPRTFAFTPQEHADFAPALGLDFETAAKMSGARFAFLKGQMARLERALGQFMIDRQTIDAGYTECATPLMVRDEAAFGTTQLPKFREDLFQTTDGRWLISTSEMSLTNAVREEILPETDLPIRMTALTPCFRSEAGSAGRDTRGYIRQHQFWKVELVSITRPEDSDAELERKTRAAETILEALELPYRKMLLCAGDMGFAARKTYDLEVWLPGQNAYREISSCSNCGDFQARRMNTRFRRDGAKGNEFVHTLNGSGLAVGRTLVAVLENYQQADGSVTVPDALLPYMGGITRLEPAGQLT